A window of Mangifera indica cultivar Alphonso chromosome 13, CATAS_Mindica_2.1, whole genome shotgun sequence contains these coding sequences:
- the LOC123193922 gene encoding uncharacterized protein LOC123193922 isoform X1: MVILLYNFHLSISNSLNFKKPLSPSFALHRVRVVSSTKGILRASLKMSESSQNPVVKQDKVVIPNKYGEKLVGILHDTGSTDTVIVCHGFRSTKEDTTMVNLAVALANEGISAFRFDFAGNGESEGSFAYANYWREADDLHAVIQHFCGANRVISAILGHSKGGGVVLLYASKYHDIQSVVNISGRYDMRGGIEERLGKDIMERIEKDGFIDIKNKTGSVEYRVTKESLVDRLNTNMHEACLQIDEECRVLTVHGSADKVIPIQDAHEFAKIIPNHKLHIVEGANHGYTKHQTELASVVLNFIKEGLKKN; this comes from the exons atggtAATCTTATTGTACAATTTTCATTTATCCATctcaaattcattaaattttaagaagCCCCTTTCACCAAGCTTTGCTCTTCATCGGGTACGAGTGGTTTCATCAACTAAAGGCATCTTGAGAGCATCCTTAAAAATGTCTGAGTCTTCCCAGAACCCAG TAGTTAAGCAGGATAAAGTTGTAATTCCAAATAAGTATGGTGAAAAGCTTGTAGGCATATTACATGACACTGGATCTACTGACACTGTAATAGTGTGCCACGGTTTTCGATCCACTAAG GAAGATACTACTATGGTGAACCTCGCTGTTGCCTTAGCAAATGAAGGAATTAGCGCCTTCCGTTTTGACTTTGCTGGAAATGG GGAAAGTGAAGGTTCATTTGCGTATGCAAATTATTGGAGAGAGGCTGATGATTTACATGCTGTAATCCAACACTTTTGTGGAGCCAATCGTGTAATAAGTGCAATTCTTGGGCATAGTAAAG GAGGCGGTGTTGTGCTTCTATACGCTTCTAAGTACCATGATATCCAATCAGTTGTTAATATTTCTGGCCGTTATGACATGAGGGGAGGCATTGAAGAACGCCTGGGGAAAGACATTATGGAAAGAATTGAGAAGGATGGCTTCATtgatattaagaataaaacag GAAGTGTTGAATATCGTGTTACAAAAGAAAGTTTGGTGGACCGTCTTAATACAAACATGCATGAAGCGTGTCTTCAGATCGATGAGGAATGCAG GGTCCTGACAGTCCATGGATCAGCTGACAAAGTTATACCCATTCAAGATGCACACGAGTTTGCGAAGATCATACCAAACCACAAATTGCATATTGTAGAAGGAGCCAATCATGGATACACTAAACATCAAACTGAACTAGCATCGGTTGTTCTGAATTTCATAAAAGAGGGTCTGAAGAAGAATTAG
- the LOC123193922 gene encoding uncharacterized protein LOC123193922 isoform X2, whose translation MVILLYNFHLSISNSLNFKKPLSPSFALHRVRVVSSTKGILRASLKMSESSQNPVKQDKVVIPNKYGEKLVGILHDTGSTDTVIVCHGFRSTKEDTTMVNLAVALANEGISAFRFDFAGNGESEGSFAYANYWREADDLHAVIQHFCGANRVISAILGHSKGGGVVLLYASKYHDIQSVVNISGRYDMRGGIEERLGKDIMERIEKDGFIDIKNKTGSVEYRVTKESLVDRLNTNMHEACLQIDEECRVLTVHGSADKVIPIQDAHEFAKIIPNHKLHIVEGANHGYTKHQTELASVVLNFIKEGLKKN comes from the exons atggtAATCTTATTGTACAATTTTCATTTATCCATctcaaattcattaaattttaagaagCCCCTTTCACCAAGCTTTGCTCTTCATCGGGTACGAGTGGTTTCATCAACTAAAGGCATCTTGAGAGCATCCTTAAAAATGTCTGAGTCTTCCCAGAACCCAG TTAAGCAGGATAAAGTTGTAATTCCAAATAAGTATGGTGAAAAGCTTGTAGGCATATTACATGACACTGGATCTACTGACACTGTAATAGTGTGCCACGGTTTTCGATCCACTAAG GAAGATACTACTATGGTGAACCTCGCTGTTGCCTTAGCAAATGAAGGAATTAGCGCCTTCCGTTTTGACTTTGCTGGAAATGG GGAAAGTGAAGGTTCATTTGCGTATGCAAATTATTGGAGAGAGGCTGATGATTTACATGCTGTAATCCAACACTTTTGTGGAGCCAATCGTGTAATAAGTGCAATTCTTGGGCATAGTAAAG GAGGCGGTGTTGTGCTTCTATACGCTTCTAAGTACCATGATATCCAATCAGTTGTTAATATTTCTGGCCGTTATGACATGAGGGGAGGCATTGAAGAACGCCTGGGGAAAGACATTATGGAAAGAATTGAGAAGGATGGCTTCATtgatattaagaataaaacag GAAGTGTTGAATATCGTGTTACAAAAGAAAGTTTGGTGGACCGTCTTAATACAAACATGCATGAAGCGTGTCTTCAGATCGATGAGGAATGCAG GGTCCTGACAGTCCATGGATCAGCTGACAAAGTTATACCCATTCAAGATGCACACGAGTTTGCGAAGATCATACCAAACCACAAATTGCATATTGTAGAAGGAGCCAATCATGGATACACTAAACATCAAACTGAACTAGCATCGGTTGTTCTGAATTTCATAAAAGAGGGTCTGAAGAAGAATTAG